From Nitrospirota bacterium, one genomic window encodes:
- a CDS encoding RNA polymerase sigma factor, whose amino-acid sequence MDPIETTISPAKESPNDREIIREVLGGHTQSYEALIRRYQDRIFGFCMTTLSNREEAEEAAQEVFVKAFRSLARFRGDAAFSTWLIRIAVNECRDALRRRSRRRELSLEELQDKYGEQARTLFLDPAGEADSEMADLVDQLLSSLRPEERTLLVLREREGHSYTEIAAILGCSVDAVKARLRRARQSLREMARHFSP is encoded by the coding sequence ATGGATCCAATCGAAACGACCATATCCCCCGCGAAGGAATCTCCCAACGACCGGGAGATCATCCGCGAGGTTTTGGGTGGCCACACGCAGAGCTACGAGGCGCTCATTCGCAGATATCAGGACCGGATTTTCGGATTTTGCATGACGACACTTTCAAACCGGGAGGAGGCCGAGGAGGCCGCCCAGGAGGTTTTCGTAAAAGCGTTTCGGTCGCTCGCCCGATTCAGGGGCGACGCAGCCTTTTCGACGTGGCTCATTCGGATTGCCGTGAACGAGTGTCGCGATGCGCTCCGACGGCGGTCCCGCCGCAGGGAGCTTTCCCTGGAGGAGCTGCAAGACAAATACGGAGAACAGGCCCGCACACTTTTTCTCGACCCGGCCGGGGAAGCCGACTCGGAGATGGCCGACCTCGTGGATCAACTCCTTTCATCTCTCCGGCCCGAGGAGCGAACCCTACTCGTCCTCCGCGAACGCGAAGGGCACAGCTACACCGAAATCGCGGCGATCCTCGGCTGCTCCGTCGATGCCGTGAAAGCCCGACTTCGCCGCGCCCGCCAGTCCCTGCGCGAGATGGCGCGACACTTTTCACCCTGA
- a CDS encoding TolC family protein — MSVLLAVVLMLSLSRAASAESLTWDACLREASERNPELAAAQERLAAARERATGAYSPFLPQLSAGADWSRARSSASGGSSAARNDVSAGLSARQNLFAGWKDTASLGKARAERMAAEADLQDTSSRLRLDLASAFAQLSFGQDALRLAETILSRRQENVRLVELRFEAGRENKGSYLRSKAAGSQARFEVAQADRALGVKRRQLARILGRNDAADLVVSGDVPPLPSDPNPDFRGIAEDVPSLQRARAAVDSAGAGVESARGQLFPGVDALTSFARGGDEWPPDSNRWSAGLSMTYPFFPGGRTAYDIRSARAEERRAEATLRDTRERAVADLEAALSRYRDAVERYGVQNEFLEAARLRAEIGRSQYTSGLLSFQDWDLIENDLISTEKSWLASKTDVWLAQAEWLRAQGKGLDR; from the coding sequence ATGTCTGTTCTGCTTGCCGTCGTTCTCATGCTCTCCCTCTCCCGGGCGGCCTCGGCGGAGTCCCTCACTTGGGACGCATGCCTGCGGGAAGCGTCCGAACGCAACCCCGAGTTGGCCGCTGCACAGGAACGCCTCGCCGCCGCCCGCGAGCGCGCCACCGGTGCGTACAGCCCCTTCCTCCCGCAACTCTCGGCGGGCGCGGACTGGTCCCGTGCCCGGTCTTCCGCCTCCGGTGGATCATCGGCAGCACGAAACGACGTGAGTGCGGGCCTCTCGGCCCGGCAGAATCTTTTTGCGGGCTGGAAGGATACCGCATCCCTCGGGAAGGCCCGCGCCGAACGGATGGCCGCGGAAGCCGACCTTCAGGACACCAGTTCCAGGCTCAGGCTGGACTTGGCATCGGCCTTCGCTCAGTTGTCCTTCGGCCAGGACGCTCTCCGGCTGGCCGAAACAATCCTCTCACGGAGGCAGGAAAACGTCCGGCTCGTCGAACTCCGCTTTGAAGCCGGGCGCGAGAACAAGGGATCGTATCTCCGGAGCAAGGCCGCCGGGAGTCAAGCCCGGTTCGAAGTCGCTCAAGCCGACCGCGCGCTCGGGGTGAAGCGCAGACAGTTGGCACGGATTCTTGGGCGGAACGACGCGGCCGACCTGGTCGTCTCAGGAGATGTTCCCCCGCTTCCCTCCGACCCCAATCCGGATTTCCGCGGTATCGCTGAGGATGTCCCCTCGCTTCAGCGCGCTCGCGCAGCCGTCGATTCGGCTGGAGCCGGCGTGGAGTCGGCGCGGGGCCAGCTCTTCCCCGGAGTCGACGCCCTCACCAGCTTCGCCCGCGGCGGCGACGAGTGGCCGCCCGATTCCAATCGTTGGTCCGCCGGCCTGTCCATGACCTATCCCTTCTTCCCGGGTGGAAGAACCGCCTATGATATTCGAAGCGCACGGGCCGAGGAGCGTCGCGCCGAAGCCACGCTGCGAGATACGCGTGAGCGCGCCGTGGCGGACCTGGAAGCGGCGCTGAGCCGATATCGGGACGCCGTCGAGCGCTACGGGGTCCAAAATGAATTTCTTGAGGCGGCGCGCCTCCGGGCCGAAATCGGCCGCAGCCAATACACAAGCGGACTCTTGTCCTTCCAGGATTGGGACTTGATCGAGAATGATCTCATTTCGACGGAGAAATCATGGCTCGCCTCCAAGACGGACGTTTGGCTGGCACAGGCAGAATGGTTGAGGGCGCAAGGGAAAGGTCTGGATCGATGA
- the glgB gene encoding 1,4-alpha-glucan branching protein GlgB translates to MFTVSSALTDLDLHLFNEGTHGRLYRKLGAHSINPRPDSGVRFAIWAPAAESVSVIGSFNQWKPNVHPLSAKGSSGIWEGTAEKAQKGDLYKFHVVPRGGVARFDKTDPFSFFTEQPPKTASIIWNLDYSWGDGEWMHGRGERTTRSKPVSIYEVHLGSWKRVAGEGHRSLSYREAAAQLSDYVKDTGFTHVEFLPLMEHPFFGSWGYQTTGYFAPSSYYGTPQDLMFLIDTLHRNGIGVILDWVPSHFPTDPHSLGEFDGTHLYEHADPRQGVHPDWNSYVFNYGRHEVRSFLLSSAIFWLDLYHADGLRVDAVASMLYRDYSRKDGEWIPHPTGGREDTDAIDFLRRLNETVYQEYPDVQMIAEESTAWPAVSHPTNTGGLGFGYKWDMGWMNDTLRYFSQDPVHRKHHHPKLTFRQLYSHSENFVLPLSHDEVTHGKGSLLGKMPGDDWQKFANLRLLLAWQFAQPGKKLLFMGGEIGQRSEWNHDGSIEWPLLQHAPHAGIGKWVRDLNRIYVTSPALHALDCDPAGFEWIECNDASSSVLAFLRRSADPGETVLAAFNFTPVVRTSFRVGVPFEGAWQETLNSDSTLYGGSGHGNMGQVTAMALPSHGRPFSVVLALPPLAAIFLSAPVPEHAPVR, encoded by the coding sequence ATGTTCACCGTTTCCTCCGCGCTGACCGATCTGGATCTCCACCTTTTCAACGAGGGGACGCACGGCCGCCTTTATCGCAAGCTCGGAGCCCATTCGATCAATCCCCGGCCGGACTCCGGAGTGCGCTTTGCCATATGGGCACCCGCCGCGGAAAGCGTCTCCGTGATCGGCTCGTTCAATCAGTGGAAACCGAACGTCCATCCGCTGTCCGCGAAGGGAAGCTCCGGAATATGGGAGGGCACGGCGGAAAAAGCCCAGAAGGGCGATTTGTATAAGTTCCACGTTGTGCCCAGGGGCGGCGTCGCACGTTTCGACAAGACCGATCCCTTCTCGTTCTTCACGGAGCAGCCGCCGAAAACGGCCTCGATCATCTGGAATCTCGACTACTCGTGGGGGGACGGCGAGTGGATGCACGGCCGTGGGGAACGAACCACCCGCTCCAAGCCGGTCTCCATCTACGAAGTTCACCTCGGCTCGTGGAAACGCGTGGCGGGCGAAGGTCATCGATCCCTCTCCTACCGGGAGGCCGCGGCCCAACTCTCCGATTACGTGAAGGACACCGGCTTCACTCACGTCGAATTCCTCCCTCTCATGGAGCACCCCTTTTTTGGTTCATGGGGCTACCAGACCACCGGGTACTTCGCGCCGAGCAGCTACTACGGAACGCCGCAGGATCTGATGTTCCTGATCGATACCCTCCATCGCAACGGGATCGGCGTCATCCTGGACTGGGTCCCCTCGCATTTTCCCACGGATCCCCACAGCCTCGGAGAGTTCGACGGAACCCACCTGTACGAACACGCCGATCCCCGACAGGGCGTTCACCCGGATTGGAACAGCTACGTCTTCAATTACGGCCGGCATGAAGTCCGGAGTTTCCTCCTGAGCAGCGCCATCTTCTGGCTCGACCTCTATCATGCCGACGGCCTTCGTGTGGATGCCGTCGCCTCCATGCTCTACCGGGACTATTCGCGCAAAGACGGCGAATGGATTCCCCATCCCACGGGAGGCAGGGAAGACACCGACGCCATCGACTTCCTGCGCCGTCTCAACGAGACCGTCTATCAGGAGTATCCGGATGTCCAGATGATCGCCGAGGAGTCCACGGCCTGGCCCGCGGTATCGCACCCCACAAACACAGGCGGGCTCGGCTTCGGCTACAAGTGGGACATGGGATGGATGAACGACACCCTGCGCTACTTTTCGCAGGATCCCGTCCATCGCAAGCATCACCACCCAAAGCTCACCTTCCGCCAACTGTACTCCCACTCCGAGAATTTCGTGCTGCCGCTGTCGCACGACGAAGTGACCCACGGAAAGGGTTCGCTCCTCGGGAAAATGCCCGGGGATGACTGGCAGAAATTCGCCAATCTTCGCCTCCTTCTCGCGTGGCAGTTCGCGCAGCCCGGCAAGAAACTCCTGTTCATGGGCGGCGAAATCGGTCAGCGAAGCGAATGGAATCACGACGGAAGCATCGAATGGCCACTCCTCCAACACGCACCCCACGCCGGCATCGGGAAGTGGGTCCGGGACCTCAATCGAATCTATGTAACCTCGCCCGCGCTCCATGCCCTCGACTGCGACCCCGCGGGATTCGAATGGATTGAATGCAATGACGCTTCCTCCAGCGTGTTGGCTTTTCTCCGCCGCTCCGCTGATCCGGGAGAGACCGTGCTCGCCGCCTTCAACTTCACGCCTGTGGTGCGCACCTCATTCCGGGTGGGCGTTCCCTTCGAAGGCGCCTGGCAGGAAACGCTGAACAGCGACTCCACACTCTACGGCGGGAGCGGCCATGGAAACATGGGCCAAGTCACGGCGATGGCCCTCCCCTCCCATGGCCGGCCATTTTCCGTTGTCCTCGCCCTCCCACCCTTGGCGGCCATCTTCCTCTCGGCCCCCGTACCCGAACACGCTCCTGTCCGATAG
- the malQ gene encoding 4-alpha-glucanotransferase — MADKMEALRRLAELHGVQTTYYTIEGQRRDAKPEVLLAILKALGAPIQRLEDAPDALHRLLDAAQHPPSAPSSSRGEGMVAAPFMGASSDAGMKPAPTPSPSKGEGEGGGGGETLQPLKAWSPGSGERRWGVFVPLYSLRSSRNWGVGDFTDIENLVDWVGGLGGGIVGTLPLLATFLDDPFAACPYTPVSRMFWNELFIDVEGIPELADTPEASSLASSADFRSEIREQREIQLVDYRGVMQLKRRVLERLADSISSRPGGRLDAFLAFRSEHPRLNDYARFRAVGERSQQPWRTWPEPARNGTLTPGDSDPRAEQYHAYVQWIAHEQLTSLARRARMKNVLLYLDFPLGVHPDGYDAWRFSEMFVEGVSVGAPPDPFFSKGQRWGFAPLHPQRLLDSGNRLWSDSIRHHMGCAGILRIDHVMGLHRQFWIPDGFEAMDGVYVRYPKSDLYDALCRESLAHETIVVGEDLGTVPEELRPALHERGILRLFILSFEQDLTGGRPLPTPPFDSVAGLNTHDIPPFAALWGDRPNRSEALRRCHDHLAGGPAFATLVNLEDLWFETEPQNRPGTTDEFPNWRRKARKTFEEFSSDGSIMLALKRVDRLRRGVPPES, encoded by the coding sequence ATGGCGGACAAGATGGAGGCCCTCCGAAGGCTTGCGGAACTTCACGGTGTCCAGACCACGTACTACACGATCGAAGGCCAACGGCGCGACGCCAAGCCTGAAGTCCTCCTTGCCATCCTGAAAGCACTCGGCGCGCCGATTCAGCGTTTGGAAGACGCTCCGGACGCCTTGCACAGATTGCTAGACGCCGCACAGCACCCCCCATCCGCACCTTCCTCCTCAAGGGGGGAAGGGATGGTAGCCGCACCCTTCATGGGTGCGTCTTCAGACGCAGGCATGAAGCCTGCGCCTACCCCCTCCCCCTCGAAGGGGGAGGGTGAGGGTGGGGGTGGGGGTGAGACCTTACAGCCCCTGAAGGCCTGGTCTCCCGGCAGCGGTGAACGCCGATGGGGGGTGTTTGTCCCGCTCTATTCTCTCCGTTCGTCGCGCAACTGGGGCGTCGGCGATTTCACCGACATTGAAAACCTTGTGGATTGGGTCGGCGGTCTCGGAGGAGGAATCGTCGGCACACTTCCCCTCCTGGCAACCTTCCTCGACGATCCCTTCGCCGCATGCCCTTACACACCGGTCAGCCGGATGTTCTGGAATGAGCTGTTCATCGATGTCGAAGGCATCCCGGAATTGGCGGACACACCGGAAGCCTCCTCGCTTGCGTCGTCAGCGGATTTCAGATCGGAAATTCGCGAGCAACGCGAAATACAGCTCGTGGACTACCGGGGTGTCATGCAACTCAAGCGGAGGGTGCTGGAGCGATTGGCCGACTCTATCTCTTCACGGCCCGGCGGCAGGCTCGATGCATTCCTCGCATTCCGCTCCGAGCACCCGAGACTGAACGACTACGCCCGATTCCGCGCGGTAGGGGAGCGGAGCCAGCAGCCTTGGAGGACATGGCCCGAGCCGGCCCGGAACGGCACTCTCACCCCGGGCGATTCCGACCCCCGCGCCGAACAATATCATGCCTATGTGCAGTGGATCGCCCACGAGCAGTTGACTTCTCTCGCGCGGCGGGCACGAATGAAGAATGTGCTCCTCTACCTCGATTTTCCCCTGGGGGTTCATCCCGACGGCTACGACGCCTGGCGGTTCAGCGAGATGTTCGTCGAGGGTGTTTCCGTCGGCGCTCCTCCGGATCCCTTTTTCTCGAAGGGCCAGCGTTGGGGCTTCGCTCCCTTGCACCCGCAACGGCTACTCGACTCGGGGAACCGGCTGTGGTCGGACTCCATCCGCCACCACATGGGCTGCGCGGGAATACTCCGAATCGATCACGTTATGGGTCTCCATCGCCAATTCTGGATTCCCGATGGTTTCGAAGCGATGGACGGTGTCTACGTGCGGTATCCGAAGAGCGACCTCTATGATGCGTTGTGCCGGGAATCGCTCGCCCATGAAACGATTGTGGTGGGTGAGGACCTCGGGACCGTTCCCGAGGAACTTCGGCCTGCCCTCCATGAGCGTGGGATTCTCCGCCTTTTCATCCTCTCGTTTGAGCAAGACCTCACCGGCGGGCGGCCGCTCCCAACGCCTCCCTTCGACTCCGTCGCCGGGCTGAACACGCACGACATCCCGCCGTTCGCCGCCCTCTGGGGTGATCGCCCGAATCGATCGGAGGCGTTGCGCCGCTGCCACGATCATCTGGCCGGCGGGCCGGCCTTCGCGACGCTCGTGAATCTCGAAGATCTATGGTTCGAAACCGAACCGCAGAACAGGCCGGGCACGACCGACGAATTCCCCAATTGGAGGCGGAAGGCGCGAAAAACATTTGAGGAATTCTCCTCGGACGGGAGCATCATGCTGGCGTTGAAGCGAGTGGACCGGCTCCGGCGGGGAGTACCTCCGGAATCTTAA
- a CDS encoding zf-HC2 domain-containing protein: MDHRQAWELLSPYRDGELNNADQKAVAAHVAHCGECRSELAAWNSMGAAIFRRPMAAPSTHFSSRVMARLADPPIPVFDPVWLSLRRPAPLRSGDGERNWDAVLRRWLIPAFGAALAAAALALLVPEQDSTGATELLLLADAQEDSGTLGPLLASEIETDSYDEQLLEEP, encoded by the coding sequence ATGGACCACCGACAAGCTTGGGAGCTCCTCTCGCCCTATCGCGACGGCGAACTGAACAATGCCGACCAGAAGGCGGTCGCCGCCCACGTCGCCCATTGTGGAGAATGCCGATCCGAACTGGCCGCGTGGAACTCCATGGGCGCCGCCATCTTCCGTCGGCCCATGGCGGCCCCGTCCACCCATTTCTCCAGCCGTGTCATGGCGCGTTTGGCCGACCCTCCCATTCCGGTCTTCGATCCCGTTTGGCTCAGCCTGCGCCGCCCCGCTCCGCTCCGCTCCGGGGACGGCGAGCGGAATTGGGATGCGGTCCTGCGCCGCTGGCTGATCCCTGCATTCGGCGCTGCCCTGGCCGCCGCGGCGCTGGCCCTCCTGGTGCCGGAACAAGATTCCACGGGCGCCACCGAACTCCTCCTCTTGGCCGATGCTCAGGAGGACTCCGGAACATTGGGGCCTCTCCTCGCATCAGAGATTGAAACTGATTCCTATGATGAACAGCTCTTGGAGGAACCATGA
- a CDS encoding ABC transporter permease, with translation MIRLANVRKSYRMGGSEVHALAGVSLSITEGEFIAIMGPSGSGKSTLLHILGLLDVPDSGDFEIMGSRISSLDEEERADLRGRSIGFVFQQFNLLPRLTALENVSLPLVYSRNGRRPDLAVQLLQTVGLSDRSRHRPNELSGGQQQRVAIARALVNSPPIILADEPTGNLDSQSEKEILDALRKLNADGKTIILVTHEADIARSAGRTIRMRDGLVQSDERVGAHKKPTDLPVTAGHVTCRTIRGAATYHGPIPSVAWGFQPASMDAPSKGAPTSNMDARIPMMQVPHHALSLRKLSDHARQAGRALRANKVRSGLSMLGILIGVAAVIATLALGEGARRSIEERLASMGSNLLVLRPGSARLHGVSREGPGVVRLTMDDAEAIRKSVPGVAKVAPTVSGRGQVVVGNKNWNTQILGAVPEYAGMRAASPGSGRFPTEEEMQRRARVAVLGMTPLRELFGDRNPLGEFIKINRVNFQVIGVLREKGASTWRDEDDIVVIPLSTAMRRLLGKEYVDSIDIEIASPDQMEDARTEIENLIMRTHRIPPSQPDTFQIRNMAEIQEALSETSRTLSWLLACIAAISLLVGGIGIMNILLVSVTERTREIGLRKAVGATRSDILGQFLVEAIVVSTLGGILGITLGWSLTQGMSRMAGWATAVSPGAVALAFFFSAAVGVVFGLWPARRAAALNPIDALRYE, from the coding sequence ATGATCCGGTTGGCCAACGTTCGAAAGAGCTATCGCATGGGAGGAAGCGAGGTGCACGCCCTGGCGGGCGTCAGTCTGTCCATCACCGAAGGAGAGTTTATCGCCATCATGGGACCCTCGGGCTCCGGCAAGTCCACCCTGCTCCACATCCTTGGCCTCCTCGATGTTCCCGATTCCGGCGATTTCGAAATCATGGGGAGTCGCATTTCCTCACTGGACGAGGAAGAACGGGCCGACCTTCGCGGCCGGTCGATCGGTTTCGTTTTTCAACAGTTCAATCTGCTCCCCAGACTCACAGCCCTCGAGAACGTGTCCCTCCCGCTTGTGTACTCACGGAACGGACGCCGTCCGGATCTCGCGGTGCAGTTGCTCCAGACCGTGGGACTGAGCGACCGGAGTCGCCACCGACCGAATGAACTGTCGGGCGGTCAACAGCAGCGTGTCGCCATCGCCCGCGCTCTGGTCAATTCCCCGCCCATCATCCTCGCCGACGAACCGACGGGGAATCTGGATTCGCAGAGCGAGAAGGAGATTCTTGACGCCCTGCGCAAGCTGAATGCCGATGGAAAGACCATCATTCTTGTGACCCACGAAGCGGATATCGCGCGGAGCGCCGGGCGGACCATCCGGATGCGGGACGGGCTGGTCCAGTCGGATGAACGAGTGGGCGCGCATAAGAAGCCCACTGACCTCCCGGTGACCGCGGGCCATGTTACATGCCGCACCATCCGTGGTGCGGCGACATATCATGGTCCCATACCCTCCGTGGCATGGGGCTTCCAGCCCGCGTCCATGGACGCACCCTCAAAGGGTGCGCCTACCTCGAACATGGATGCCCGGATTCCAATGATGCAAGTCCCCCACCACGCCCTCAGCCTCCGCAAACTCTCCGATCACGCCCGTCAGGCGGGTCGCGCTCTTCGCGCCAACAAAGTGCGATCCGGCCTGTCCATGCTCGGAATTCTCATCGGCGTCGCGGCCGTCATCGCGACGCTTGCTCTCGGCGAGGGCGCCCGGCGTTCGATCGAGGAGCGTCTCGCCTCCATGGGATCCAACCTCCTCGTACTTCGCCCCGGCTCTGCGCGACTTCACGGGGTTTCCCGGGAGGGTCCCGGCGTGGTTCGCCTCACGATGGACGACGCCGAGGCCATCCGCAAATCCGTTCCCGGTGTGGCCAAGGTGGCCCCCACCGTCAGCGGCCGCGGCCAGGTGGTGGTGGGCAACAAGAATTGGAACACCCAGATCCTCGGCGCCGTTCCCGAATATGCCGGGATGCGCGCGGCCTCACCGGGCTCCGGCCGCTTCCCCACCGAGGAGGAGATGCAGCGGCGGGCGCGGGTGGCCGTACTCGGCATGACGCCCCTGCGCGAGCTCTTTGGCGATCGCAACCCCTTGGGCGAATTCATCAAGATCAACAGGGTCAATTTCCAGGTCATCGGGGTCTTGCGGGAGAAAGGGGCCTCCACGTGGAGGGACGAGGACGACATCGTCGTGATCCCCTTGTCGACCGCGATGCGAAGGCTGCTTGGAAAGGAATACGTCGATTCCATCGACATCGAAATCGCTTCACCGGATCAGATGGAAGATGCGAGGACCGAGATCGAGAATCTCATCATGCGCACCCACCGAATTCCACCTTCGCAGCCCGATACGTTCCAGATCCGCAACATGGCCGAGATCCAGGAAGCCCTCTCCGAAACCAGCCGAACCCTCTCATGGCTTCTCGCCTGTATCGCCGCGATTTCACTCCTAGTCGGCGGAATCGGAATCATGAACATCCTTCTCGTTTCGGTCACGGAGCGCACCCGGGAGATCGGGCTGAGGAAAGCCGTGGGCGCCACCCGGTCGGACATCCTGGGCCAATTCCTTGTGGAGGCGATCGTCGTCAGTACGCTGGGAGGGATCCTGGGCATCACGCTGGGTTGGTCACTTACGCAAGGGATGTCCCGCATGGCCGGATGGGCCACCGCCGTGTCCCCCGGTGCGGTCGCGCTCGCCTTCTTTTTCTCCGCCGCCGTGGGCGTGGTCTTCGGTCTCTGGCCCGCCCGCCGCGCTGCCGCGCTCAAC
- a CDS encoding efflux RND transporter periplasmic adaptor subunit — MRVKWFMILAALALLAAGGFWALRKKERKAETITYRTIRVERGDLQVSILATGIVQPRTRVEIKPPLGGRVEDIRFGEGQSVQKGEVVAWMSSVERAALLDAARAKGPEELAHWEQLYKPMPLVAPLNGVIIARNVEPGQSVSAQDAVLVMSDRLIVQAQVDETDIGQVRVGQSAEIVLDAYPSDLIPAQVSHIAYEARTVNNVTIYEVDITPGRVPPFMRSGMTANVTMKAEARKGVLVLPAEAIRQEDGHAVVSVPGPTPRQPGSRSVETGVTDGKRVEIRSGLAEGDVVLMKSFRIPSTEGTKTSPFMPWGQRKAGGKEGKSR; from the coding sequence ATGAGAGTCAAATGGTTCATGATCCTCGCCGCGCTCGCGCTCCTGGCCGCCGGAGGCTTTTGGGCGCTTCGAAAAAAGGAGCGCAAGGCGGAAACCATCACCTACCGAACCATCCGTGTTGAGCGGGGCGACCTCCAGGTTTCCATTCTAGCTACAGGCATCGTTCAGCCGCGCACCCGCGTCGAAATCAAACCGCCCCTCGGCGGCCGCGTGGAAGACATTCGCTTTGGAGAAGGGCAGAGCGTGCAGAAGGGGGAGGTGGTCGCGTGGATGAGTTCGGTCGAGCGCGCCGCCCTCTTGGACGCCGCCCGTGCCAAGGGACCGGAGGAATTGGCCCACTGGGAACAGCTCTACAAACCCATGCCTCTGGTCGCGCCACTCAACGGGGTCATCATCGCGCGCAATGTCGAACCCGGCCAGAGCGTTTCGGCCCAGGACGCCGTGCTCGTCATGTCCGACCGGCTCATCGTCCAGGCCCAGGTCGACGAAACGGACATCGGGCAGGTGCGGGTCGGCCAGAGCGCCGAGATCGTCCTCGATGCGTATCCCTCCGACCTCATTCCGGCGCAGGTCTCGCACATCGCCTACGAAGCAAGGACCGTGAACAACGTCACCATCTACGAAGTGGACATCACGCCGGGCCGCGTCCCACCCTTCATGCGGAGCGGCATGACGGCCAACGTCACCATGAAAGCCGAAGCCCGCAAGGGCGTGCTCGTGCTTCCGGCGGAGGCGATTCGGCAGGAGGATGGTCATGCCGTTGTCTCCGTGCCCGGCCCAACGCCGCGCCAACCCGGTTCGAGATCCGTCGAAACGGGCGTGACGGACGGCAAGCGCGTCGAGATCCGATCGGGGCTCGCGGAGGGCGACGTGGTTCTGATGAAAAGTTTCCGTATTCCCTCCACCGAAGGAACCAAGACCAGTCCCTTCATGCCGTGGGGCCAGCGCAAGGCCGGCGGCAAGGAGGGAAAATCGAGATGA